The Calypte anna isolate BGI_N300 chromosome 2, bCalAnn1_v1.p, whole genome shotgun sequence genome includes a window with the following:
- the SCX gene encoding basic helix-loop-helix transcription factor scleraxis, which translates to MSFAMLRSAPSRFLYPEISMLSEDEENGSESSGSEEKPYHHLDPEGYGLKASKARRSHGKKPGARLSREPRQRHTANARERDRTNSVNTAFTALRTLIPTEPADRKLSKIETLRLASSYISHLGNVLLVGEACGDGQPCHTTPAFYHHGGGGGGSPPGRDAENSQPKQICTFCLSNQRKLSKDRDRKTAIRS; encoded by the coding sequence ATGTCCTTCGCCATGCTGCGCTCGGCGCCCAGCCGGTTCCTCTACCCCGAGATCAGCATGCTGTCCGAGGACGAGGAGAACGGGAGCGAGAGCTCGGGCTCGGAGGAGAAGCCCTACCACCACCTGGACCCCGAGGGCTACGGCCTCAAGGCCTCCAAAGCCCGGCGGAGCCACGGGAAGAAGCCCGGTGCCCGGCTGAGCCGGGAGCCCCGGCAGCGGCACACGGCCAACGCCCGGGAGCGCGACCGCACCAACAGCGTCAACACCGCCTTCACCGCGCTCCGCACCCTCATCCCCACCGAGCCCGCCGACAGGAAGCTCTCCAAGATCGAGACCTTGAGACTGGCCTCCAGCTACATCTCCCACCTGGGCAACGTCCTGCTGGTGGGGGAAGCCTGCGGGGACGGGCAGCCCTGCCACACCACCCCGGCCTTCTACCAccatggaggaggaggaggtgggagcccGCCCGGACGCGACGCCGAGAACTCCCAACCCAAACAGATCTGCACTTTCTGCCTCAGCAACCAGAGGAAGCTG